Proteins from a single region of Runella sp. SP2:
- a CDS encoding alpha-L-fucosidase produces the protein MKKYLLSVGIALLSLSASAQQHSEQNHSKYIAPSDPQVKTKLAQWQNVKFGLLMHWGTYSQWGIVESWSLCPEDEGWCERRGPYKDNWYEYKKAYERLQYTFNPTQFAPEKWATAAKNAGMKYVVFTTKHHDGFCMFDSKYTDYKITKSPFSTNPRSNVAKEVFGAFRNEGFMVGAYFSKPDWHTDDYWWSYFPPKDRNPSYHPKKYPQKWESFKKFTYNQIEELMSDYGKVDILWLDGGWVRPFSTIDTTISWQKTIPFDQDIDMAKIAKRGRELQPGLLIVDRTVSGEFENYVTPEHQIPDSYMPIPWETCMTMGDSWSYVPKENYKSARKLIHILADIVSKNGNLLLNIAPSPEGDFDAEAYQRLEEIGKWININGEAIYETHGDNVVGKQGKFVFTHKADNLTYAIYCADEKENFPLSFDLEKINLTKTSKISILGFPDNLKWIQKDGKITVQVPQKLAQKVPNSYAWVLKITK, from the coding sequence ATGAAAAAATATCTTCTATCGGTTGGAATCGCTTTGTTGAGTCTTAGCGCCTCGGCCCAGCAGCACTCGGAGCAAAACCACAGCAAGTACATTGCTCCCTCCGACCCTCAAGTAAAAACCAAACTGGCGCAATGGCAAAACGTAAAGTTTGGCTTGCTGATGCACTGGGGTACGTACAGTCAGTGGGGCATCGTGGAAAGCTGGAGCTTATGCCCCGAAGACGAAGGATGGTGCGAACGCCGTGGGCCGTACAAAGACAATTGGTACGAGTACAAAAAAGCATACGAAAGACTCCAATACACTTTTAACCCTACTCAGTTTGCCCCTGAAAAATGGGCAACTGCCGCCAAAAATGCGGGGATGAAATACGTGGTTTTTACCACCAAACACCACGACGGGTTCTGTATGTTTGATTCTAAATACACCGATTATAAAATCACCAAATCGCCGTTTAGCACCAACCCTCGCAGCAACGTAGCCAAGGAGGTTTTCGGGGCGTTTCGCAACGAAGGCTTTATGGTGGGGGCTTATTTTTCAAAACCCGATTGGCATACCGATGATTATTGGTGGTCGTATTTCCCGCCTAAAGATCGCAACCCATCGTACCATCCCAAAAAGTATCCTCAGAAGTGGGAAAGCTTTAAGAAGTTTACTTACAACCAGATTGAGGAATTGATGAGTGACTACGGAAAGGTGGACATTCTTTGGCTCGACGGCGGCTGGGTTCGTCCGTTTAGCACGATTGACACGACTATTTCGTGGCAAAAAACCATTCCTTTTGACCAAGACATCGACATGGCCAAAATCGCCAAACGTGGCCGTGAGTTGCAACCTGGGCTTTTGATTGTGGATAGAACGGTGTCCGGGGAGTTTGAAAACTACGTAACGCCTGAGCATCAAATTCCTGACAGTTACATGCCCATTCCGTGGGAAACCTGCATGACCATGGGCGATTCTTGGAGCTATGTACCAAAGGAAAATTACAAATCTGCGCGAAAGTTAATTCACATTTTAGCGGATATTGTTTCAAAAAATGGCAATTTGCTACTCAATATCGCCCCCAGTCCCGAAGGAGATTTTGATGCCGAAGCCTACCAGCGTTTGGAAGAAATTGGCAAATGGATAAACATAAACGGGGAAGCGATTTACGAAACACACGGCGACAATGTAGTTGGCAAACAAGGTAAATTTGTATTTACGCACAAAGCCGACAATTTGACATACGCCATTTACTGCGCCGACGAAAAAGAAAACTTTCCGCTATCGTTTGACCTTGAGAAAATAAACTTGACCAAAACGTCAAAAATTAGCATTTTGGGCTTTCCTGACAATTTGAAATGGATTCAAAAAGATGGAAAAATCACGGTTCAAGTTCCTCAAAAATTGGCACAAAAAGTTCCTAACAGTTACGCTTGGGTGCTTAAAATAACGAAATAA
- a CDS encoding glycoside hydrolase family 125 protein, with translation MTSLNRRHFIKTTSMAGAGVLMTPAVFANSFPTVRVPAAQRKFNSSTIEATISRMKNAIKDPELAWLFENCFPNTLDTTVHYKIKDGRPDTFVITGDIHAMWLRDSTAQVWPYLPLIKQDESLKKLIAGVVNRQTECILIDPYANAFNDGPGHSEWLKDHTDMKPELHERKWELDSLCYTVRLAYHYWKTAQDTSVFDEKWLKAAQLIIATCREQQRLKGRGRYSFGRTTSWSTDTVPGNGYGNNTKPNGLIHSIFRPSDDATLYPFLIPSNLFAVVSFRQLGEIAETVYKNAAFAQECRAFANEVEQAIKKYAIVNHPTYGAMYAMEVDGFGNYLFQDDANVPNLLGLPYLGAVNANDKIYQNTRRFILSDSNPYFFRGKAAEGIGSPHTLVNQIWPMSIIMRAMTSTNDQEIAAQLRFLKSTHAGTGFMHESFDKDDASKFTRKWFAWANTLFGELLLKIERERPHLLKA, from the coding sequence ATGACATCATTGAATCGAAGACATTTTATTAAAACCACTTCAATGGCAGGAGCGGGAGTTTTAATGACTCCCGCTGTTTTTGCGAACTCCTTCCCGACGGTTCGCGTACCAGCTGCCCAGCGTAAGTTCAACAGTTCTACGATTGAGGCTACCATCAGTCGCATGAAAAACGCCATCAAAGACCCCGAATTGGCATGGCTCTTTGAAAACTGCTTTCCCAACACGCTCGATACTACTGTTCATTATAAAATAAAAGACGGCCGCCCCGACACTTTTGTGATTACGGGCGATATTCATGCCATGTGGCTGCGCGACAGCACCGCTCAGGTTTGGCCTTATTTGCCGTTAATAAAGCAAGATGAATCATTGAAAAAACTCATTGCAGGGGTAGTTAATCGCCAAACGGAGTGTATTCTGATTGACCCGTATGCCAATGCGTTTAACGACGGCCCTGGGCACAGCGAATGGTTGAAAGACCATACCGATATGAAGCCCGAACTGCACGAGCGTAAGTGGGAGTTGGACTCCCTTTGTTATACGGTTCGGTTGGCGTATCACTATTGGAAAACCGCCCAAGACACAAGTGTTTTTGACGAAAAATGGCTCAAAGCCGCTCAGCTTATCATTGCTACCTGCCGCGAACAACAACGCTTGAAGGGGCGTGGCCGCTATAGTTTTGGACGCACTACCTCCTGGTCAACGGATACCGTCCCAGGCAATGGGTACGGCAACAATACCAAACCCAACGGTCTCATTCACAGCATTTTCAGACCATCAGACGACGCAACACTGTACCCGTTTTTGATTCCTTCAAATCTATTTGCCGTCGTTTCGTTCCGCCAACTGGGCGAAATTGCGGAGACCGTTTATAAAAATGCTGCGTTTGCCCAAGAATGTCGTGCGTTTGCCAACGAAGTAGAACAGGCTATTAAAAAATATGCCATTGTCAATCACCCAACCTACGGGGCTATGTATGCCATGGAAGTCGATGGCTTTGGGAATTACCTTTTTCAAGACGACGCCAACGTTCCTAACCTTCTTGGTTTACCTTATTTGGGGGCAGTAAATGCCAATGACAAAATTTATCAAAATACGCGTCGGTTTATATTAAGCGACTCCAATCCTTATTTCTTTCGTGGGAAAGCAGCCGAAGGCATTGGCAGTCCACACACGCTGGTAAATCAGATTTGGCCGATGAGTATTATCATGCGGGCCATGACCTCTACCAACGACCAAGAAATAGCTGCCCAACTACGTTTCTTAAAATCGACTCACGCAGGAACAGGCTTCATGCACGAGTCGTTTGACAAAGACGACGCCTCGAAGTTTACCCGTAAGTGGTTTGCGTGGGCCAACACACTTTTTGGGGAACTTCTCCTGAAAATTGAACGCGAACGCCCACATTTACTCAAAGCATAG
- the sprA gene encoding cell surface protein SprA gives MGIITQKFYFSSVKSYAIASLSTALWLGVESAEAQTSNQSRRTAVQDTSRENRQSRRLLYSRWDDRPGNRFNYVPPRSSLFLREPKSLTNEFRLDTNRRMSVYERIGDPKSVPLNYRNPLSMTYEDFQKLQDRRVFNYLWRDYSSKQDGKGALGAKGLLPKLDLPPGFDRIFGSNGIDFKPNGFVLLDFGVMHQETDNPLIPIRQRRATNFIFNEQINVNFNGKIGDKLGLLTNFDTKSSFNFENQLKLDYRPGKVNQNLPNVPNMPNGAGLGQGVQNGLNQQGMGVGQMGTGPLDYIPENESIIQGIQAGNVNWQIPSQLIPGVQNLFGAKVDLRFGRLTATVVASQQRSRQQCITLRGGAQNRQFEIRADAYDENRHFFLGQYFRENYERWLGNLPMIMSGVTVTRLEVYVTNRTNNTETLRNLVGLSDLGEPKPFNTANPNVQPIAATRPLDNRSNGLYQKITTDANVRQADQTSTAMEQTYNLRRGDDYDVLRGARRLSEREFKFHPELGYMSLLTPLRNDEILAVAYEYTLNGQKYKVGELTEDYQARPEDQVLVLKLLKSSTIRNNTNHPMWNLMMKNIYSLNTTQLGKQNFQLRVIYKDDITGMDIPNLQEGPIANIPLLRVMGLDKLNPLNDPVLDNNRKPIGDGNFDFIDGTTVDSRYGRIIFPVLEPFGTNLAKQFTGDEVLANKYVFNELYRSTQIDAQQITEKNKYFLKGSYQGSMGGATVPLPFGVSEKSVIVRAGGVQLTPGVDYMVEGQSAVRIMNESVINSGRDIEVCYEQPDLFQNQIRTLLGTRLNYTINRYVQVGMTAMRLRETPAGFLTRAALGNDPVSNSIVGADFTFRKDAPFLTKLLDKLPLIQTKEMSSIQFQGEVAQSFAGLHPQVRNRIVVDDFESARTQYDLTRQPTRWRMGGTPQNFPQGTLANPLEYGYNRAKISAYSIDISFSPNAQIGLPQRPNIVQEDFNNVYERLFTPQEIFTGRGLYLVNLPENILDVAYFPSERGQYNYNPDLDPDGRLRNPRKNFGAITRAIGSDVDFDNANVEILEFWMMDPFKEGVNGVVKDGFVNRNNTTGGKLFFNLGEISEDVMKNGRYDFENGLPVGEKTTTPTATQPTATVAQTPWGYSTRQQFIINAFTNQAGAREKQDIGLDGLNNAEERTFFNNYLQSLPADLKTEARQRIAADPSGDDFEFYFSAKADSANKKIVERYKNYMGTENNTPEFERTNAITEAATNLPDGEDLNTDNTINDQEAYYEYEVDLKPGQLDVGKPYIVDKVTASNGAGDNVNWYLFRIPVREFTRKVGNINGFKSIRFIRLYMTDWDNPVVLRFAQLQMVATQYRKYTGDLNAKGLQEVPEPYDAQFKIATVSAEENSSRVVAGSDTKKQIYAVPPGWQRDVDYTTPNQRPLNEQAMSLCVTNLRDGDSRAAFKNVTSQNMLFRERLKMFVHMHNDQDEDGQVSAFLRLGTDVTEHYYEVEVTKLRATRPNTDIPEQVWPEQNEIDIEMKWLIEAKQERDRQTAPSLTVPYSITKTDALGRIYRITVVGRPDLSNIMVTMIGLRNPRSDDQAAKSFCIWVNELHVQGFENQSGTAAIARADIKLADLGTIQVAGKWTTFGFGGVQQKLADRSRDNTTEFSLSSALALDKFLPQQWGFKIPVYVNYDLREVRPHFNPYDPDTPLATSLANYAENDPRRMQLENSAVEKMERRGINFSNVRKTKVGPNAKRHLWDIENFSFTYAFNEQTRRSSLLADYTQRQYRGGIVYQYSFPQKPWTPFKTVKSFERPYLELLKEFNLSLLPTQVAVRFDADRSFVRTLYRTGDLTSLGQSPLYEKYFLFNRSYDVSWNLTKSIMLSYSALANAVVDEPQGDIDTRAKQDSIWNNLRRFGRTRNFDQKLRLTYRLPLDKIPLLDWMTADYSHNIGYQYQANSLGISDTLGIFYGNTIRNSLDRSIRGKVDFVMLYNKLRYLRFANTPSPKRKNFARSPGDDEEINREPSKLLKNITRLLMTVRGIDVDYSRQETTTLPGFLPDDPNRFGLDAAMNAPGLPFVLGSQDRNFHREAADKGWLTKSTMLNLPFMQTLSRTFRMNTRLEPFKDFRVQISATLTRGDDYREFYRPSTPGGPYEVQSPIRNGNFQMSFMSFRTAFAKINDDNTSPIFDRFKAYREDFVTILTEKRLRENPNEKLGDYNVNSQDVLIAAFFAAYNGKDPKKDPSKVRTNPFLGFPMPNWRVDYNGLSQLGAFKKIFSSFTLEHSYQSTYSVGNFTSSLDYQSMSVNLAVMNYPLAILPGDNGQAVPVFVMSTISLSEKFAPLIGIRARTQNKIDMQFSYNQDRNVALNLSNSQVAELFNRDITATIGFTRNNVRIPFRINGEFKKLKNDLQFRCSFTIRDTRAIQRRFEEPPTATQGNYNFQLRPQLNYTVSKLWSLQFYFDRTFNNPYVLNSYRRSVTSGGLQVRFNVAEL, from the coding sequence GTGGGCATTATTACACAAAAATTCTATTTTAGTTCTGTTAAATCGTACGCTATCGCCAGTTTGTCAACCGCCTTGTGGCTGGGTGTTGAATCTGCTGAAGCTCAGACTTCTAACCAAAGTCGGAGAACGGCCGTTCAAGACACTAGCCGTGAGAACCGTCAAAGTCGGCGATTGCTGTATTCTCGTTGGGACGATCGCCCAGGCAACCGTTTCAATTATGTTCCTCCTCGTTCCTCACTTTTTTTACGTGAGCCTAAAAGCCTCACCAATGAGTTTCGATTAGATACCAACCGACGAATGTCGGTCTATGAGCGTATTGGCGACCCCAAATCAGTGCCTCTCAATTACCGAAATCCTCTGAGTATGACTTATGAGGACTTCCAAAAGTTGCAAGACCGACGGGTGTTCAATTACCTCTGGCGTGATTATTCATCGAAGCAAGACGGAAAAGGGGCGTTAGGAGCCAAGGGCTTGTTACCCAAATTGGATTTGCCGCCAGGGTTCGACCGAATCTTTGGGAGCAATGGCATTGACTTTAAACCCAATGGCTTTGTGTTGTTGGATTTTGGCGTCATGCACCAAGAAACCGACAACCCGCTTATTCCGATTCGTCAGCGTAGGGCTACTAACTTTATTTTTAACGAACAAATCAACGTCAACTTCAACGGGAAGATTGGCGATAAGCTGGGATTGTTGACCAACTTCGATACCAAGTCGAGTTTCAATTTTGAAAATCAGCTGAAACTCGATTACCGTCCAGGGAAAGTGAACCAAAACTTACCGAACGTTCCTAACATGCCCAACGGGGCGGGTTTGGGTCAAGGAGTACAGAATGGGCTCAATCAACAAGGGATGGGTGTCGGTCAAATGGGAACTGGCCCGCTCGATTATATTCCCGAAAACGAAAGTATTATTCAAGGGATTCAGGCGGGGAATGTCAACTGGCAGATTCCTTCTCAGTTGATTCCTGGGGTACAGAATTTATTTGGGGCAAAAGTTGACCTTCGTTTTGGACGTTTAACCGCGACGGTCGTGGCTTCGCAACAACGCTCTCGTCAGCAATGTATTACGTTGCGGGGAGGAGCCCAAAACCGTCAATTTGAAATTCGAGCTGATGCTTACGACGAAAACCGCCACTTTTTCTTAGGACAATATTTCCGCGAAAACTACGAGCGTTGGTTGGGTAACTTGCCGATGATTATGTCGGGAGTAACAGTTACGCGTTTGGAAGTATATGTGACCAACCGTACCAACAACACCGAAACCCTGCGCAATCTTGTTGGTTTATCCGATTTGGGGGAGCCTAAGCCGTTTAATACCGCCAACCCGAACGTTCAACCGATTGCAGCAACGCGCCCGTTGGACAATAGATCGAATGGGTTGTACCAAAAAATTACGACAGATGCCAACGTACGCCAAGCCGACCAAACAAGTACGGCCATGGAGCAGACGTACAATCTTCGCCGTGGTGATGATTACGATGTTTTGCGAGGCGCACGTCGATTGAGTGAGCGGGAGTTTAAGTTTCATCCCGAACTGGGTTATATGTCGCTTTTGACCCCCCTTCGGAACGATGAAATCTTGGCCGTTGCTTATGAATATACCTTGAATGGACAAAAATACAAAGTAGGGGAGTTGACCGAAGATTACCAGGCCCGCCCCGAAGACCAGGTATTGGTGTTAAAGTTGCTGAAGTCATCGACGATTCGTAACAATACCAATCACCCCATGTGGAATTTGATGATGAAAAACATCTATTCGCTCAATACCACACAATTGGGGAAACAGAATTTTCAACTTCGGGTCATTTACAAAGATGATATAACGGGGATGGATATTCCTAACTTACAGGAGGGACCCATTGCCAATATCCCGTTGCTACGCGTGATGGGGCTTGATAAATTGAACCCCCTCAATGACCCCGTTTTGGACAATAACCGCAAACCTATTGGGGACGGAAACTTTGACTTTATTGATGGGACAACCGTTGACAGTCGTTATGGACGGATTATTTTCCCAGTATTGGAGCCATTTGGAACAAATTTAGCCAAACAATTTACGGGCGATGAAGTGCTTGCCAACAAGTACGTTTTTAATGAACTCTATCGCTCTACCCAAATTGATGCACAGCAGATTACGGAGAAAAACAAGTATTTCTTAAAAGGTTCGTACCAAGGTTCGATGGGAGGTGCAACGGTGCCTTTGCCGTTCGGGGTGTCCGAAAAATCGGTGATTGTGCGGGCGGGCGGCGTTCAACTTACACCAGGCGTCGATTACATGGTTGAAGGACAGTCGGCGGTGCGAATTATGAACGAAAGTGTGATTAACTCGGGGCGTGATATTGAAGTTTGCTACGAACAGCCCGATTTGTTCCAAAACCAAATTCGTACCTTGTTAGGAACTCGCCTCAATTATACCATTAATCGTTACGTGCAAGTGGGGATGACGGCCATGCGCTTGCGCGAAACGCCCGCAGGATTTTTGACGCGTGCTGCTTTGGGCAACGACCCAGTTAGCAACAGCATTGTTGGTGCTGACTTTACCTTCCGCAAGGATGCACCGTTCTTGACAAAATTACTGGACAAACTACCGTTGATTCAGACGAAAGAAATGTCAAGTATTCAGTTTCAGGGCGAGGTCGCACAGTCATTTGCAGGTTTGCACCCGCAGGTACGAAACCGTATTGTGGTCGATGACTTCGAGTCGGCACGTACCCAGTACGACCTGACCCGTCAACCAACGCGCTGGCGTATGGGAGGAACTCCTCAAAACTTCCCGCAAGGAACACTCGCTAACCCACTAGAATACGGGTATAATCGGGCAAAAATTTCGGCTTATTCGATTGATATTTCGTTTTCTCCCAATGCCCAGATTGGCCTGCCGCAACGTCCTAACATTGTTCAAGAAGATTTTAACAACGTCTATGAGCGTTTGTTTACACCGCAAGAAATCTTTACAGGACGGGGCTTATACTTAGTCAATTTGCCAGAAAATATTCTCGACGTAGCATATTTCCCGAGCGAACGTGGGCAGTACAACTACAACCCAGACCTTGACCCTGACGGGCGCTTGCGCAATCCCCGTAAAAACTTTGGGGCTATTACCCGTGCCATTGGGTCTGATGTGGACTTTGATAATGCCAACGTCGAAATCTTGGAGTTCTGGATGATGGATCCATTCAAAGAAGGGGTGAATGGTGTAGTGAAAGATGGTTTTGTTAACCGAAACAATACCACGGGAGGAAAGCTGTTTTTTAACTTGGGAGAGATTTCGGAAGACGTGATGAAAAACGGACGTTACGACTTCGAGAACGGATTGCCTGTTGGAGAGAAAACAACGACTCCTACCGCAACTCAACCAACCGCAACGGTAGCTCAGACTCCTTGGGGATACAGCACACGTCAACAGTTTATTATTAATGCCTTTACCAATCAGGCTGGTGCACGCGAAAAGCAAGATATTGGGCTAGATGGTTTGAATAATGCCGAAGAACGTACTTTCTTTAACAATTATCTTCAAAGTTTACCCGCCGATTTAAAGACAGAAGCCCGTCAAAGAATTGCGGCTGACCCCTCTGGTGACGACTTTGAGTTTTATTTTAGTGCCAAAGCCGACAGCGCCAATAAGAAAATTGTAGAGCGTTATAAAAACTACATGGGTACTGAAAACAATACACCTGAGTTTGAACGTACCAACGCGATTACAGAAGCGGCCACTAACTTGCCCGACGGAGAAGACCTCAACACCGATAATACCATCAACGACCAAGAAGCGTATTATGAGTATGAGGTTGATCTGAAACCTGGCCAACTCGACGTTGGGAAACCGTACATCGTCGATAAAGTGACAGCTTCCAACGGAGCAGGAGACAATGTTAACTGGTATTTGTTCCGTATTCCCGTACGCGAGTTTACGCGCAAGGTGGGTAATATCAACGGGTTTAAATCCATTCGATTTATTCGCTTGTATATGACCGATTGGGACAATCCTGTGGTACTTCGTTTTGCGCAACTTCAAATGGTGGCGACGCAATACCGCAAATACACAGGCGATCTCAATGCCAAAGGGTTACAAGAGGTACCCGAACCCTACGATGCCCAATTTAAGATTGCGACCGTAAGTGCCGAAGAAAACAGCTCAAGGGTAGTGGCAGGCTCAGATACGAAGAAACAAATTTATGCAGTGCCTCCAGGTTGGCAGCGCGACGTCGATTATACCACGCCAAACCAACGCCCATTGAACGAACAAGCCATGAGCTTGTGCGTGACCAACCTTCGTGATGGCGATTCGCGTGCGGCGTTCAAAAACGTGACAAGCCAAAACATGCTTTTCCGTGAGCGCTTGAAAATGTTTGTCCACATGCACAACGATCAAGACGAAGATGGGCAAGTGTCGGCTTTCTTGCGTTTGGGAACGGATGTGACGGAGCATTATTATGAAGTTGAAGTAACCAAATTACGCGCAACTCGCCCGAATACCGACATTCCAGAGCAAGTATGGCCTGAGCAAAACGAGATTGACATAGAAATGAAGTGGCTCATTGAAGCCAAACAAGAACGCGATAGACAAACAGCCCCTTCGCTGACCGTGCCTTACAGCATTACCAAAACCGATGCTTTAGGACGAATTTATCGAATTACGGTAGTAGGACGGCCCGATTTGAGCAATATCATGGTGACCATGATTGGCTTACGAAATCCACGTTCGGATGACCAAGCGGCGAAAAGTTTCTGTATTTGGGTGAACGAATTGCACGTGCAAGGGTTTGAAAACCAGTCGGGAACGGCGGCTATCGCTAGGGCTGATATTAAACTGGCAGATTTGGGTACCATCCAAGTAGCTGGAAAATGGACAACTTTTGGTTTTGGTGGGGTTCAGCAAAAACTCGCCGACCGCTCTCGTGACAACACCACGGAGTTTAGCTTGTCGTCGGCGTTGGCTTTGGATAAGTTCTTGCCACAACAATGGGGTTTCAAAATTCCTGTGTATGTCAATTATGACTTACGTGAAGTGCGTCCTCATTTTAACCCTTACGATCCTGATACACCTCTGGCGACTTCATTGGCCAATTATGCCGAGAATGACCCCAGAAGGATGCAGCTAGAAAATTCGGCAGTTGAAAAAATGGAGCGACGAGGTATCAACTTCTCAAACGTCCGAAAAACAAAAGTAGGGCCGAATGCCAAACGGCATCTCTGGGACATTGAAAACTTCTCGTTTACGTATGCGTTCAATGAGCAAACACGCCGCAGTAGCTTGCTGGCTGACTATACCCAACGCCAATACCGTGGAGGTATCGTGTACCAATACAGCTTCCCACAAAAGCCGTGGACGCCGTTCAAGACGGTTAAGAGTTTTGAACGTCCTTATTTGGAGCTATTGAAAGAGTTCAATCTTTCGTTGTTGCCAACGCAGGTAGCAGTACGTTTTGATGCCGATCGTAGCTTTGTTAGGACACTGTACCGAACGGGTGATTTGACTTCATTAGGTCAGTCTCCGTTGTATGAAAAATACTTCTTATTCAATCGTTCGTACGATGTGTCTTGGAATTTGACCAAGAGCATCATGCTATCCTACAGCGCATTGGCCAATGCCGTGGTGGATGAGCCTCAAGGTGACATTGATACGAGAGCAAAACAAGATTCGATTTGGAACAATTTGCGCCGATTTGGTCGGACTAGAAACTTTGACCAAAAACTACGTCTGACTTATCGCTTGCCGTTGGATAAAATTCCGTTGCTCGACTGGATGACGGCCGACTATAGCCACAACATTGGCTATCAATACCAAGCCAATTCACTCGGAATCAGCGATACGTTGGGGATTTTTTACGGAAATACCATTCGGAATAGCCTAGACCGAAGCATTCGTGGTAAAGTCGATTTTGTGATGTTGTACAATAAACTTCGCTACTTACGTTTTGCCAATACACCGTCGCCTAAACGGAAAAACTTTGCGCGTAGCCCAGGGGATGATGAAGAAATAAATCGAGAACCAAGCAAATTGCTGAAAAACATTACCCGTTTGTTGATGACCGTGCGTGGTATCGACGTGGATTATTCGCGTCAGGAAACGACGACATTACCAGGGTTTTTGCCTGATGACCCTAACCGATTTGGGTTAGATGCGGCCATGAATGCCCCTGGATTACCTTTTGTATTGGGAAGCCAGGACCGCAATTTCCACCGAGAAGCTGCCGATAAAGGTTGGTTGACAAAAAGTACAATGCTCAACTTACCGTTTATGCAGACGCTCAGTCGGACGTTCCGAATGAACACCCGTTTGGAGCCGTTCAAAGATTTTCGGGTTCAAATTTCGGCGACCTTAACGCGAGGGGATGACTATCGAGAGTTTTATCGGCCATCGACTCCAGGCGGGCCTTACGAAGTCCAAAGCCCGATTCGTAACGGTAATTTCCAAATGTCATTTATGTCGTTCCGAACGGCTTTTGCCAAAATTAATGATGATAATACGTCACCTATTTTCGACCGCTTCAAAGCGTATCGTGAAGATTTTGTGACAATTTTGACCGAAAAGCGCCTCCGTGAGAATCCTAATGAAAAACTGGGCGATTACAATGTTAATTCACAAGATGTACTGATTGCGGCGTTTTTTGCGGCTTACAACGGTAAAGACCCGAAGAAAGACCCCTCAAAAGTACGTACCAACCCATTCCTTGGTTTCCCAATGCCAAACTGGCGGGTGGATTACAACGGTTTGTCGCAGTTGGGCGCTTTCAAAAAGATATTTAGCTCTTTTACCTTGGAGCATAGCTATCAATCGACTTATAGTGTGGGGAATTTCACGTCATCGCTCGACTATCAGTCGATGTCTGTCAACCTTGCGGTGATGAACTATCCGTTGGCAATCTTACCAGGAGACAATGGTCAAGCCGTGCCTGTGTTTGTGATGAGTACGATTTCACTATCGGAGAAATTTGCGCCTTTGATTGGGATTCGCGCCCGTACACAAAATAAGATTGACATGCAGTTTAGCTACAACCAAGACCGCAACGTGGCGCTTAATTTGTCGAACTCGCAAGTGGCGGAGCTGTTTAACCGTGACATAACGGCAACGATTGGTTTCACGCGCAACAACGTACGAATTCCGTTCCGTATCAATGGGGAGTTTAAGAAGTTGAAAAATGACTTGCAGTTCCGCTGTAGCTTTACCATCAGAGATACACGGGCGATTCAGCGTCGTTTTGAAGAGCCTCCTACGGCTACTCAGGGGAATTATAACTTCCAGTTGCGCCCGCAGTTGAACTATACAGTGAGTAAATTGTGGAGCTTACAGTTCTATTTCGACCGTACGTTCAACAATCCTTACGTACTTAACTCGTACCGCCGCTCAGTTACTTCTGGAGGTCTTCAAGTACGATTCAACGTCGCAGAGTTGTAG
- a CDS encoding RidA family protein, with amino-acid sequence MTAEQNLAKLGITLPPPPAKGGVYTPVVVTGNLAYISGHISLELDGSLIAGKVGRDLTADEAKEAARKTGYLLLSTLRSQFGSLDKINKVVKILGMINAIPEFEQHAYVMNGCSELFAEIWGDERGVGARSAVGMGSLPRMAAIEIEVIFELAD; translated from the coding sequence ATGACTGCCGAACAAAATCTCGCAAAACTCGGAATCACCTTACCACCTCCGCCAGCCAAAGGGGGTGTTTACACGCCTGTCGTTGTCACAGGAAATTTAGCGTACATCTCTGGACACATCTCCTTGGAACTTGACGGTAGTCTGATTGCGGGAAAAGTAGGCAGAGACCTAACTGCCGACGAAGCCAAAGAAGCCGCCCGTAAAACAGGTTATTTGCTCCTTTCTACGCTTCGTTCGCAGTTTGGTAGCCTTGATAAAATCAACAAAGTAGTAAAAATATTGGGTATGATTAACGCCATTCCTGAGTTTGAACAACACGCTTACGTCATGAATGGTTGCAGCGAACTGTTTGCCGAAATCTGGGGAGACGAGCGTGGCGTAGGCGCGCGGAGTGCCGTAGGCATGGGCTCATTGCCACGCATGGCCGCCATCGAAATCGAAGTTATTTTCGAGTTAGCCGACTAA